One genomic region from Amycolatopsis sp. FBCC-B4732 encodes:
- a CDS encoding response regulator transcription factor — MATRVTAVVVDDHPAVRAGVAYWLVAGDPPIDVVADGEDVKAAWLGAGAAADVVIFDLHLGGPAPAFGDLRRLAEAGRRVVVYSMRADDDVALQCLELGALCYLTKAEGADHLVEATRAAAQDRPYTPPSLAGALAGDRSEARPALSAREAEVLVEWFQSESKEFVAHRLGISASTVNSHLERIRVKYARIGREAPTKAALVARAIQDGLIGVDDL, encoded by the coding sequence GTGGCGACCCGAGTGACGGCCGTCGTGGTCGACGACCACCCGGCGGTGCGCGCCGGCGTGGCGTACTGGCTGGTCGCCGGCGACCCGCCGATCGACGTCGTCGCGGACGGCGAAGACGTCAAGGCCGCTTGGCTGGGCGCGGGCGCGGCCGCCGACGTGGTCATCTTCGACCTGCACCTGGGCGGCCCCGCGCCGGCGTTCGGCGACCTGCGGCGGCTCGCCGAAGCCGGGCGCCGGGTCGTCGTCTACTCGATGCGCGCGGACGACGACGTCGCCTTGCAGTGCCTCGAGCTCGGCGCGCTGTGCTACCTGACGAAGGCCGAGGGCGCCGACCACCTGGTGGAGGCGACGCGGGCGGCGGCGCAGGACCGGCCGTACACGCCGCCGTCGCTGGCCGGGGCGCTCGCCGGGGACCGGTCGGAGGCGCGGCCGGCGCTGTCGGCGCGGGAAGCCGAGGTGCTCGTCGAATGGTTCCAGTCCGAGTCGAAGGAGTTCGTCGCGCACCGGCTCGGGATCTCGGCCAGCACGGTGAACTCGCACCTCGAGCGGATCCGCGTCAAGTACGCGCGCATCGGCCGCGAGGCGCCGACCAAGGCCGCGCTCGTCGCGCGCGCCATCCAGGACGGCCTGATCGGCGTCGACGATCTGTGA